A genomic window from Glycine soja cultivar W05 chromosome 10, ASM419377v2, whole genome shotgun sequence includes:
- the LOC114369182 gene encoding uncharacterized protein LOC114369182 has protein sequence MAMEKTTLFVLLLNVLLVFSASLVSAEQQSHASAVGDPGMQRDGLRVAFEAWNFCNEVGQEAPHMGSPRAADCFDLSGSLTHKVTEADNRLGVGDSFPGINPENINNTDLYVIEKELYLGSLCEVADTPRPWQFWMVMLKNGNYDTRSGLCPQDGKKVPPFSPGRFPCFGQGCMNQPILCHQWTQLKDGTMQGGFSGTYDLDSGCGGEQDGVSYYEVVWEKKVNVGSWMFKHKLRTSKKYPWLMLYLRADATKGFSGGYHYDTRGMLKTLPESPNFKVKLSLDIKKGGGGKSQFYLLDIGSCWKNNGAPCDGDVLTDVTRYSEMIINPETPAWCSPKGLANCPPFHITPDNKKFFRNDTANFPYSAYHYYCAPGNAHHLEQPVSTCDPYSNPQAQEIVQLLPHPIWGQYGYPTKKGDGWVGDARTWELDVGGLSSRLYFYQDPGTSPAKRIWTSIDSGTEIFVSDKDEVAEWTLSDFDVILTQSGTNLMNKAERKK, from the exons ATGGCAATGGAGAAGACAACATTGTTTGTGTTGCTGCTGAATGTGCTTCTTGTGTTCAGTGCCTCTCTTGTGTCCGCAGAGCAACAAAGTCATGCCTCAGCTGTAGGGGACCCAGGAATGCAAAGAGATGGTTTAAGGGTGGCCTTTGAAGCTTGGAACTTCTGCAATGAAGTTGGTCAAGAAGCTCCTCACATGGGTAGTCCAAGAGCTGCTGATTGTTTTGATCTTTCAG GTTCTCTGACTCACAAGGTCACAGAAGCTGATAACAGACTTGGGGTGGGGGACTCATTTCCTGGTATAAATCCAGAAAATATCAACAACACAGACCTTTATGTAATTGAAAAGGAATTGTATTTGGGTTCTCTATGTGAAGTTGCAGACACCCCAAGGCCCTGGCAGTTTTGGATGGTAATGCTGAAAAATGGAAACTATGACACCAGGTCTGGGTTATGTCCTCAGGACGGGAAAAAGGTACCCCCTTTTAGCCCGGGAAGGTTTCCTTGTTTTGGACAAGGGTGCATGAACCAACCCATCTTGTGTCATCAATGGACGCAGCTCAAAGATGGCACAATGCAAGGGGGGTTCAGTGGTACTTATGATTTGGATTCTGGTTGTGGAGGTGAACAGGATGGTGTGTCTTACTATGAGGTAGTTTGGGAGAAGAAAGTTAATGTTGGGAGTTGGATGTTCAAACACAAATTAAGGACTTCAAAGAAGTACCCTTGGTTGATGTTGTACCTTAGAGCTGATGCAACCAAAGGATTCTCTGGAGGTTACCATTATGACACAAGGGGAATGCTAAAAACT CTTCCAGAATCACCAAATTTCAAGGTGAAGTTGAGCTTGGACATCAAAAAGGGGGGAGGTGGCAAGAGCCAATTCTACCTTTTAGACATTGGAAGCTGTTGGAAGAACAATGGTGCTCCTTGTGATGGAGATGTACTAACTGATGTCACTAGATATAGTGAGATGATCATAAACCCTGAAACCCCGGCTTGGTGCAGCCCCAAAGGCTTGGCTAACTGTCCACCATTTCATATCACTCCAGACAACAAAAAATTCTTCAGAAATGACACAGCCAATTTCCCCTACTCAGCATATCACTATTACTGTGCTCCTGGGAATGCTCATCACTTGGAGCAACCAGTGAGCACTTGTGATCCTTATAGTAATCCTCAAGCACAAGAGATAGTTCAGTTGCTTCCTCACCCTATTTGGGGTCAGTATGGCTATCCCACCAAAAAAGGTGATGGTTGGGTGGGGGATGCAAGGACTTGGGAGCTTGATGTTGGAGGGCTATCAAGTAGACTATACTTTTATCAG GATCCAGGCACTTCTCCTGCCAAGAGAATATGGACATCTATTGATTCTGGTACTGAGATATTTGTTAGTGACAAAGATGAAGTAGCAGAGTGGACTCTTAGTGACTTTGACGTCATTCTAACACAATCAGGGACCAACTTGATGAACAAGGCTGAGAGAAAGAAGTAA